In one Conger conger chromosome 5, fConCon1.1, whole genome shotgun sequence genomic region, the following are encoded:
- the ostm1 gene encoding osteopetrosis-associated transmembrane protein 1 isoform X1 yields MIFGRILAYFIASLLYNTIQASDVQINPAVSESSDGDVSVKNSYLNPVLSMSPLLPWSSHFSPSLLSAFPEDLEVSDYCRELLTIFAQRYVLYVNCLVTYARPVKICQNCYIQFGNLKEIYRNISSDQVGPANVSCRDSLLRSDRLMLVFLLYDNLLEIWGWSDCKHCLAVDQHSLTNDTLYYMAILNESLSCFEKHQQQGNHSELCKECKPTYKHLNDLYSRMDVNKTLCIDIEDAMNMTRRLWSKNFNCSFPREETVPVIAVSSFMLFLPIIFYLSSFLHSEQKKRKLIHPKRAKSSNSVANIQDKYS; encoded by the exons ATGATTTTCGGCAGGATTTTAGCTTATTTCATTGCTTCGTTACTTTATAACACGATCCAGGCATCTGACGTACAGATCAACCCCGCAGTTTCTGAGTCGAGCGATGGCGATGTTTCTGTAAAAAATTCATATTTAAACCCTGTGTTGTCTATGTCGCCTTTGCTCCCATGGAGTTCTCATTTCTCTCCCAGCTTGCTGTCCGCGTTCCCAGAGGATCTTGAAGTCAGCGACTACTGTCGTGAACTCCTTACAATCTTTGCTCAGCGATATGTATTGTACGTGAATTGCCTCGTTACTTATGCCCGCCCTGTCAAGATTTGCCAGAACTGTTACATCCAGTTTGGAAACCTGAAGGAAATATACCGCAACATATCATCAGACCAG GTGGGCCCTGCCAACGTCAGCTGCAGAGATAGCCTTCTGCGCTCGGACAGACTAATGCTGGTGTTTTTGCTGTATGACAACCTACTCGAGATATGGGGCTGGTCGGACTGCAAAC ACTGCCTTGCCGTCGACCAGCACAGTTTAACCAATGACACTCTGTACTATATGGCGATCCTGAACGAGTCACTAAGTTGCTTTGAGAAACATCAGCAG CAGGGGAATCACTCTGAGCTTTGTAAGGAGTGCAAACCAACCTACAAGCACTTAAACGATCTCTACAGCCGGATGGACGTGAACAAGACCCTTTGCATCGATATTGAGGATGCA atGAACATGACCCGCAGACTGTGGAGCAAGAACTTCAACTGTTCTTTCCCCCGGGAAGAGACGGTCCCTGTCATCGCCGTGTCGAGCTTCATGCTGTTCCTGCCCATCATCTTCTACTTGAGCAGTTTCCTGCACTCGGAACAAAAGAAACGCAAGCTCATTCACC CCAAGCGGGCTAAATCGAGCAACAGTGTGGCGAACATCCAGGACAAGTACAGCTGA
- the ostm1 gene encoding osteopetrosis-associated transmembrane protein 1 isoform X2 — protein sequence MIFGRILAYFIASLLYNTIQASDVQINPAVSESSDGDVSVKNSYLNPVLSMSPLLPWSSHFSPSLLSAFPEDLEVSDYCRELLTIFAQRYVLYVNCLVTYARPVKICQNCYIQFGNLKEIYRNISSDQVGPANVSCRDSLLRSDRLMLVFLLYDNLLEIWGWSDCKHCLAVDQHSLTNDTLYYMAILNESLSCFEKHQQGNHSELCKECKPTYKHLNDLYSRMDVNKTLCIDIEDAMNMTRRLWSKNFNCSFPREETVPVIAVSSFMLFLPIIFYLSSFLHSEQKKRKLIHPKRAKSSNSVANIQDKYS from the exons ATGATTTTCGGCAGGATTTTAGCTTATTTCATTGCTTCGTTACTTTATAACACGATCCAGGCATCTGACGTACAGATCAACCCCGCAGTTTCTGAGTCGAGCGATGGCGATGTTTCTGTAAAAAATTCATATTTAAACCCTGTGTTGTCTATGTCGCCTTTGCTCCCATGGAGTTCTCATTTCTCTCCCAGCTTGCTGTCCGCGTTCCCAGAGGATCTTGAAGTCAGCGACTACTGTCGTGAACTCCTTACAATCTTTGCTCAGCGATATGTATTGTACGTGAATTGCCTCGTTACTTATGCCCGCCCTGTCAAGATTTGCCAGAACTGTTACATCCAGTTTGGAAACCTGAAGGAAATATACCGCAACATATCATCAGACCAG GTGGGCCCTGCCAACGTCAGCTGCAGAGATAGCCTTCTGCGCTCGGACAGACTAATGCTGGTGTTTTTGCTGTATGACAACCTACTCGAGATATGGGGCTGGTCGGACTGCAAAC ACTGCCTTGCCGTCGACCAGCACAGTTTAACCAATGACACTCTGTACTATATGGCGATCCTGAACGAGTCACTAAGTTGCTTTGAGAAACATCAGCAG GGGAATCACTCTGAGCTTTGTAAGGAGTGCAAACCAACCTACAAGCACTTAAACGATCTCTACAGCCGGATGGACGTGAACAAGACCCTTTGCATCGATATTGAGGATGCA atGAACATGACCCGCAGACTGTGGAGCAAGAACTTCAACTGTTCTTTCCCCCGGGAAGAGACGGTCCCTGTCATCGCCGTGTCGAGCTTCATGCTGTTCCTGCCCATCATCTTCTACTTGAGCAGTTTCCTGCACTCGGAACAAAAGAAACGCAAGCTCATTCACC CCAAGCGGGCTAAATCGAGCAACAGTGTGGCGAACATCCAGGACAAGTACAGCTGA
- the si:ch73-257c13.2 gene encoding uncharacterized protein si:ch73-257c13.2 isoform X1, translating to MAVETCFAFLLAEELDSDDNVPFVVDALRHLQEVRDKAERNYINTVVPKYSISEFQTHFQLTPTQVEELITSLEPLNWNFMRRKWPLRNIILSSLWTLSTLESYRDVAERFQTSKSVICDHLHEFCALIVEHFPDKIAWPKGAEAEASAAGFSLAGLPGTLCAVGSCHVPIDKPQGVPVPEAYLNGKMFYSVNLMAFCDHAGRFVHVSAEHPGGWHNSQVFRATEVGRALERDPHALLQGRHLAGDATFPLSEHLLTPFPDFGNLAARKGRYNRRILATLQAVRGAFRALHARFRRVKSLQMHSVAKTSTAVRACCILHNVCLENNNPVLLDDTDCDTVSQEPFHLLPNGHSGSLGGISKRQDIAASLSKKRPQDVM from the exons ATGGCGGTGGAAACTTGTTTTGCGTTTCTGCTCGCAGAAGAATTGGATTCAGATGATAATGTTCCTTTTGTAGTCGATGCGCTGAGACACCTTCAAGAAGTGAG GGATAAAGCTGAACGGAACTACATAAATACTGTGGTGCCTAAATACAGTATTAGCGAGTTTCAGACCCACTTCCAGTTAACACCAACTCAGGTGGAG GAGCTGATTACGTCTCTGGAGCCGTTGAACTGGAACTTCATGAGGAGAAAATGGCCCCTCAGGAACATCATCCTGTCGAGCCTCTGGACGCTGTCCACACTCGAGTCGTACCGGGACGTGGCGGAGCGGTTCCAGACGAGCAAGTCGGTCATCTGCGACCACCTGCACGAGTTCTGCGCGCTGATCGTCGAGCACTTCCCCGACAAGATCGCCTGGCCCAAGGGCGCGGAGGCGGAGGCGTCCGCGGCCGGGTTCTCCCTGGCCGGGCTGCCGGGCACCCTGTGCGCCGTGGGGTCCTGCCACGTCCCCATCGACAAGCCCCAGGGCGTCCCGGTCCCCGAGGCCTACCTCAACGGCAAGATGTTCTACTCCGTCAACCTCATGGCGTTCTGCGACCACGCCGGGCGCTTCGTCCACGTCAGCGCCGAGCACCCCGGCGGCTGGCACAACTCGCAGGTCTTCCGGGCGACGGAGGTGGGCAGGGCGCTGGAGCGGGACCCGCACGCGCTCCTCCAGGGCCGCCATCTGGCGGGCGACGCCACCTTCCCGCTCTCCGAGCACCTGCTCACGCCCTTCCCCGATTTCGGCAACCTGGCGGCGAGGAAGGGCCGCTACAACCGGCGGATCCTGGCGACGCTGCAGGCGGTGCGGGGCGCGTTCCGCGCGCTCCACGCGCGGTTCCGCCGGGTCAAGTCGCTGCAGATGCACTCCGTCGCCAAGACCAGCACGGCCGTGAGGGCCTGCTGCATCCTGCACAACGTGTGCCTGGAGAACAACAACCCCGTGCTGCTGGACGACACGGACTGCGACACCGTGTCCCAGGAGCCCTTTCACCTGCTGCCCAACGGCCACTCCGGGAGCCTGGGCGGCATATCCAAACGACAGGACATCGCCGCCTCGCTGTCCAAAAAGAGGCCCCAGGACGTGATGTGA
- the si:ch73-257c13.2 gene encoding putative nuclease HARBI1 isoform X2 — protein MRRKWPLRNIILSSLWTLSTLESYRDVAERFQTSKSVICDHLHEFCALIVEHFPDKIAWPKGAEAEASAAGFSLAGLPGTLCAVGSCHVPIDKPQGVPVPEAYLNGKMFYSVNLMAFCDHAGRFVHVSAEHPGGWHNSQVFRATEVGRALERDPHALLQGRHLAGDATFPLSEHLLTPFPDFGNLAARKGRYNRRILATLQAVRGAFRALHARFRRVKSLQMHSVAKTSTAVRACCILHNVCLENNNPVLLDDTDCDTVSQEPFHLLPNGHSGSLGGISKRQDIAASLSKKRPQDVM, from the coding sequence ATGAGGAGAAAATGGCCCCTCAGGAACATCATCCTGTCGAGCCTCTGGACGCTGTCCACACTCGAGTCGTACCGGGACGTGGCGGAGCGGTTCCAGACGAGCAAGTCGGTCATCTGCGACCACCTGCACGAGTTCTGCGCGCTGATCGTCGAGCACTTCCCCGACAAGATCGCCTGGCCCAAGGGCGCGGAGGCGGAGGCGTCCGCGGCCGGGTTCTCCCTGGCCGGGCTGCCGGGCACCCTGTGCGCCGTGGGGTCCTGCCACGTCCCCATCGACAAGCCCCAGGGCGTCCCGGTCCCCGAGGCCTACCTCAACGGCAAGATGTTCTACTCCGTCAACCTCATGGCGTTCTGCGACCACGCCGGGCGCTTCGTCCACGTCAGCGCCGAGCACCCCGGCGGCTGGCACAACTCGCAGGTCTTCCGGGCGACGGAGGTGGGCAGGGCGCTGGAGCGGGACCCGCACGCGCTCCTCCAGGGCCGCCATCTGGCGGGCGACGCCACCTTCCCGCTCTCCGAGCACCTGCTCACGCCCTTCCCCGATTTCGGCAACCTGGCGGCGAGGAAGGGCCGCTACAACCGGCGGATCCTGGCGACGCTGCAGGCGGTGCGGGGCGCGTTCCGCGCGCTCCACGCGCGGTTCCGCCGGGTCAAGTCGCTGCAGATGCACTCCGTCGCCAAGACCAGCACGGCCGTGAGGGCCTGCTGCATCCTGCACAACGTGTGCCTGGAGAACAACAACCCCGTGCTGCTGGACGACACGGACTGCGACACCGTGTCCCAGGAGCCCTTTCACCTGCTGCCCAACGGCCACTCCGGGAGCCTGGGCGGCATATCCAAACGACAGGACATCGCCGCCTCGCTGTCCAAAAAGAGGCCCCAGGACGTGATGTGA